The DNA window CCGCTTCGAGCCCTTCAGCAACGAGGGCAAACCTCTGGTGATCCAGTTCACCGTCAAACACGAGCAGAAGATCGACTGCGGAGGCGGATACGTTAAAGTCTTCCCGGCTGATCTCAACCAGGCGGACATGCACGGAGACTCCCAGTATTACGTCATGTTCGGTACGTCGACCGCAACCCCTTGATTTACTATAGAAAACGATAATTGATTTATATTTCGGTGTCTGAATCATCTCAACAGGGCCTGATATCTGCGGCTACAGCACTAAGAAGGTCCACGTCATCTTCAACTACAAAGGCAAGAACCACCTCATCAAGAAAGAGATCAAATGCAAGGTGAGATCAAATCCAGGGTTTTAGAAGACAGTATTCAGTAATATTATCGATTTAATGCACTGACACTGTCGGACGAGAACAAAATGTGAACTGAATTGAGGTGATGATGATAAATCATTGACATTATTAGACTAaactgatctgaataaatataattaaaaaattcatTCACATATGTCACTTTTATGTCATATTTTGTCTATATGTGAAGATACGTGTTTGAATAAAATTAAGCAATAAATAAAGCCAAAAATGTAGGCTACTGTGAGATTGGAAATGTAATTTCTTGCCACTGAAATCTGTTTACAACATAAATTGagcattaaatttaaaatatattttagccagaaaatctataaaattagaaaatctgtaaaataattgTCATAGAatgaaattgacattttaaagcaAGCTGTCTAAACGAAATCTCTTTCTTCTCTCCAGGATGATGAATTGACTCACTTGTACACACTGATCCTGAATCCGGATCAGACGTACGAGGTGAAGATTGACAACGAGAAGGTGGAGTCTGGCTCTCTGGAGGAGGACTGGGACTTCCTGCCCCCAAAGAAGATCAAGGACCCCGAAGCCAAGAAGCCTGAGGACTGGGACGACCGCGCCAAGATCGACGACGAGTCGGACACCAAACCTGAGGTTCGATTCGGTCTCACATCAGCTAAGCTGGGTTACTTTCAGCTTTTAACTCTGACTGTATAATGTTGTCAGGACTGGGATAAGCCAGAGAACATTCCCGATCCTGATGCCAAGAAGCCAGACGACTGGGATGAAGATATGGATGGCGAGTGGGAACCTGCCATGATCCCAAACCCAGAGTACAAGGTACAGACTTACACGCTTTAAGATGCTTCAGCAGGATGCTTCCTCAGGGGTCCGGATCCCTGATCTTCATTTATTGTTGTGTTTTGGTGCAGGGTGAGTGGAAGCCAAAACAGATCGACAACCCCAACTACAAAGGTGTCTGGGTGCATCCTGAAATCGACAACCCTGAATACTCTCCTGATGCTGAGATCTACAAATTTGACAACGTTGGAGTCCTTGGGCTGGATCTCTGGCAGGTAAGATGCCTTAGTCTTGCCATAAAGTATcctttcattttttaatcatgAAAATGAACAATATAAGTGCAccccacactgaaaaaaaatatgcattgaatttacataaaataaaaataaggtaaGTGCttgcaaatcatttattttagctacatttaaataaactaaattagtTGACTAACTTATAAATgcttgcaaccacttaccttaaaattgcgtatcatttcaatttttttttcagtgtagaaagcaatataaaaatgtaaaaagaaattaaattcagCAACACATGTGGTAGTATTCACGGCATGCATTCGCTCTGTCAGGCCGGTTTATTTATACTGAATTTTAATTCTTGCTTTAAACATCAGTCTATTTTTCTGCAATGGTTTGATTTAAATTATGGTTTCTCTCTTTTAAGCCATTTCAGAggagttattaaatattaatcaaataattactaaattactgaaactttaaataaacgataatttaaatgcaaaaagaaaaaattatcaatatttata is part of the Carassius auratus strain Wakin chromosome 27, ASM336829v1, whole genome shotgun sequence genome and encodes:
- the calr3b gene encoding calreticulin 3b is translated as MQIITLFQLVSASLLALAANAEVFFKEQFLDGDAWKSRWVNSEHKSDYGQFKLTAGNFYGDAEKDKGLQTSQDARFYATSARFEPFSNEGKPLVIQFTVKHEQKIDCGGGYVKVFPADLNQADMHGDSQYYVMFGPDICGYSTKKVHVIFNYKGKNHLIKKEIKCKDDELTHLYTLILNPDQTYEVKIDNEKVESGSLEEDWDFLPPKKIKDPEAKKPEDWDDRAKIDDESDTKPEDWDKPENIPDPDAKKPDDWDEDMDGEWEPAMIPNPEYKGEWKPKQIDNPNYKGVWVHPEIDNPEYSPDAEIYKFDNVGVLGLDLWQVKSGTIFDNFLITDDVKEAEDFGNETWGATKGPEKKMKEEQDEKKRKEEEEKNKEQSTEADDEGEEDEGEEEEEEEETEETPEEGDDDDDALPKDEL